The genomic stretch GTAgtcagaattttcaaaaaatcgatttttttttttttgcattttcttaaagtataatattttaaaaatattgtgtgaaaatttgaagtgAATCCGAGAAATTCTTTCCGAGTTATTCAACAAGTAACAAAGTGCGCTCGGGCGCTACTTAGCGTTCGAGAGCTGGTAGCTAGCAGCAGTTGCAAACAACCGATTTCTCGTGTTACATTGTCATAATATCTCCCCATTCCATACACATATAAATACCCTACTAAATATATTCACAATTTCTAGGTAGTACATgagcagaaaaatatttttttgttgccaGTATGCCTGTAGTCGTTGCACTGATTAGTAGATCGTTTtgtgttaaaataaattatttctcaagTGATTTACCATGGGACGTGATTCTAAAAAGGTTTCAAGAGAACTTCGGAGTTCTGAAAAGATTAATAAGTCGCGTTCAGTCAAACGAAAGAATGTGTATAATCCGAAAACAGCGGAACGTGATCAAAATATTCAGAGTACATCttctaaaaaattaaaacaaaacactGAAGATGATGTACCTGAAGACAGCAGTACTGAATatcgaataataaatttcattaaggTATTCACTGCGATTTCTGCTCTtataaagtgtaaaaaatgtgatGGAAATGTACTGTTTCAAACAGCAAGTACACGTGGGCTGGGATTCAAGATTGTAGTTGCATGTAATAACTGTGGAAATGAATATATTCCTTCCTGTTCTTTCATTGGGCATTCTTATGAAATAAACAGacgtttcatttttgtaatGAGAATACTAGGAATAGGATACGAAGGATTGTGCAAGTTTTGTGGCCTGATGGACATGCCGTCTTTTTTAGACAAATGTACGCATACAATTTTACTGAAACAGATTTTAAATTGTGGTAAAACCGTCGCAGAAGCCTTCATGACGAAAGCTGTGAATGATGAAAAGCAAGCAATGACTACAACTGAAAATGAAGATATAAATCATTTAACTGTATCGGGAGATGGAACCTGGCAAAAACGGGGATATACATCGTCATTTGGAGTTTCTTCTATAATTGGCTATTTTACTGGAAAGATTCTTGATATAAACGTTAAAAGTGCATATTGTAAGCTATGTgagtattggaaaaaaaaaacaaatacagtTGAGTTCCAGGAATGGTATGAATCGCATGAATATGAGTGTTCTGCTAATCACAAAGGGTCTTCTGGAAAAATGGAGGTGGACGCGATGGTCGAAATGTTTTCGCATTCTGAAACAAAATATGGAGTCAAGTATGCAAACTATATCGGTGATGGTGACTCCAAGACCTATTCAGGAATTATAAAATCAGATCCTTACAAAAATACAACCGTAAATAAAAAGGAATGTATAGGGCATGTCCAAAAGCGGATGGGGACTCGATTACGTACACTGAAGACTCATCAAAAAGGTCTTGGTGGTCGAGGTAAGCTTACAGGAAAAGTAATAGACAAACTAACTGTATACTATGGTTTATCAATACGCCGGCATTGTGAGtctattgaaaatatgaaatctgCTATAATGGCAACCTTTTATCACTACGGCTCGAGCGATGAAAAGCCGAATCATGATATGTGTCCAAAAGGCGAAGATTCTTGGTGCTCTTACCAGCGCGCTGAAGCAAGAGGAGAGCTTGCTACTTATGTTCACGATTATTCTCCCCTACCTCCTGATGTTTTAAAAGCTATCAAGCCTATTTACGAAGATCtcagtaatgaaaatttactttcaagATGTGTAGGTGGAttcaatcaaaataataatgaaagcTTTAACCAACTAGTATGGAAAGTATGCCCAAAAACGGTAAATACTAGTTATACTATCGTACAAATAGCTGCATACGTGgctatttgtatattcaatgAAGGTATAAATTCATTATTAGTCATAATGAATACACTAGGACTTGATTGTGGGCCTAATTCTCATCGGTGTGCTAAAAAAATGGATGCTGCACGTATGAAAGTGGCAGATAAGCGCGCTAATGATAACACTCGAGAAGGTAGATTGCAACGTAGGCACCAGCAAATCGATATTTTGGAAGCTGCTATGACGGCTGAAGAACTATTATATGGTCCAGGAATAGATGACTCAGTGTAAGTCATTAAATAATTCTTATAACTCGACATAAATCAATAGTAAAACTTTAAAtgcatttttctcaaaactatgtTTTTTGAACTGGTGATCACTGTAACTTACAAACTGCTCGGtagatttcaataaaatttattctacttttgaaaaacattaaaaactCGTGCCTGAtcgaaggatttttttttctttcaaaaattttgaatttttttgaacaattaGCTGTCggtttttttctcgaaaatctgaaaaaaatttcctgagACCAccattttgttaattttgaaaaaaaaaaaaaaaacttcgatCAGGCACAAGATTATCTATTAATAATACTAATTTTTCTTGTCCGATTGATTTTAGATGAATCTCCAAGGACTTGTGATGATCACCGCAAGGGACTTCTAGAGAAACGGGCTCCACACAAACATCGAtaacttttaaaattattaatttttttttttgaaattttggtGAAGTCAAGTCGAAACATAATGTATTAAAGCtatgttttgatttttgtaaaatgaagCAATGaactaccaaaaaaaaatgattgaaaatcaTCGATTTTTCAGGCCTATGACTACCTCTAACCCCTTAATACTGAGTTTACTTTTCTGAAGTCTAAGCAGAAACGATATGTGTTATTTGGCTTTTTTATTATGACGATTGGGCTCGACCATTCACTTTCTGATGGTTCTATCACGTCTTCTCTTAACATTTTGTCTATTTCTGTGTGGATGGTGTTTTGGTCGTTTGATCAGAGTTCTTCTCTAACTTCAATCGGAATGGGATGAGTGAGTGAgagggtaaataaataaataacacaattTCGCGGGAAAGACAAGACGCTTGCTTCGGCATAAAAACCCTCACGGTGCAGAGGGAAAAGCCGAAGCAAGACCAGTGTTTATTAACTGCCAATCAGATCATCATAAAACAGGATAATACAGCCGCTGGTGCGTTCCTTGTCAACCAgattgaatgatcattcaatgATCTTAAGCCAACTTATCTAAGTCTCCATGAGAAACCGTGCTCCGCAACTTCCACGCACTCGTGGAAGCCGGGAGTGGGGAGCGTCAAGGTGGCCCAATGCCGTGCAAACAGCGGTCCCGACGTCTCGGGAACCAACGCTGAAGCAATGACGCTCGCCCGGGAGACGGGCACCTCCGGCCCTACTAGAGGGTGTGCCGCGTCTCCCCCTCATCCGGGAGACGGGCACCTCCGGCCCTACTAGAGGGTGTGCCGCGTCTCCTCCGACCGTGTTAAACGGATAAATCTTAAAACTACGCGAGACGAAGTAATCGACGCGCGTGTCTAAGGAGAACCTAACACGTCCTACCTATTCGAGCGCTCGAGACTAACTAACTTGCGCTGCGCCCTCACCGGCCAAGCGAACGGACGTAACTGCCGATTCGAGTATCGGCTCACGAATTTCTGACGTGGGCAATAAGTACGTAATTTGAATTACTATAACGTTGAACTACTCGTCATGTGGAATAAGAAAGTAAATCTACTGTATGTGACTCTTTAGTCACCTTATACGTGGTAAATAGGTGCAACATACAAATATAACGACACTAAAGTATTTGCtatgataaatttacaaaactaatataataataataaagtggCGCGAACATCCCGCCCGCCTTCGTCCAACAGACGAATCCTCAGGCCTCCGACATTGCCCTACGCCCTTTGCCGCCATCTTCGAGGTGCAGCGGGCATAGACGAGAGATGTGCCGCCGTAGAGTGGTAGTTGCTGTTTTAATCGTGACCACCCTCACAAGGCCATCCGGGCCCGGGTGGAGTTCGATTATTCTCCCTAGCGGCCACTTCGACGGGGGGTAATTGTCATCCCGGACCAAGACAAGTCTCCCAATGCAGAAGTTTTCACGGGTCTCTCTCCACTTTCCTCGTTCTTGCAAGTGGAGTAGATACTCGGAGGACCATCGTCTCCAGAACTGATTCCGAATGCGCTGTAGCAACTGAAATCGGTTCAAGCGATTCTGAGGTTCGTCCGAGAGATCGTCCTCGGGGAGTAAGGCCGACGTGCTTCCCCCAAGGAAGTGGAAAGGTGTCAATGCATGGAGATCCTCAGGATCGGAGCTTAGTGCACTCAGTGGCCGTGAGTTGAGACAGGCCTCAATTTCGACAAGAACAGTCGACAACTCTTCGAAGGTGAGAGTATGCTCGCCTAGGACCCGTTTCAAATGGTGTTTCACCGACTTGACCCCTGCTTCCCATAACCCTCCGTAATGGGGAGCATTCGGGGGTATAAAACTCCAATCAGTGCCATCGTTCGCGAGGAGAGCCGCCGCCCTTTGATAGAATTCGGAGGCTCGTTGGAACATAGCCTTGAGCTCACTATCTGCTCCATGAAAATTAGTAGCGTTGTCGCTGTAAAGTCGTTGACAGACACCACGCCTACCCACAAATCGACGATACGCACAAATAAACGACGCGGTAGTCAAATCACTCACAAGCTCAAGGTGAATGGCTCGCGTAGAAAAACAGACGAAGACCGCTACGTACCCCTTGTAAGATTTGTGCCCGCGTCCTTTCGTGGTACGGACCTGGACCGGACCCGCGTAATCGAGACCGGCTATCGAGAAGGGTCGTCGTCCGGACTGTACTCGGTCACCAGGCAGATCGCCCATTAGTTGGTGAGCAAATTGTGGCTTAACCCGTTGACAGGTCACACACCGCCGGATCGCCGATTTGACTAATCTTTTCATGCCCAAAATCCAAACCTGTTGTATCAAGATACTCGTGGTCAGGGTGGGTCCCCCATGCAAGCAGAGGCGGTGAGCGAACTGTACGAATAACGCGCTGAGTGCAGAGCATCGTGCTAAAATTGGGGGGTGTTTATGGTCGAAAGTGAGACTAGCCTGGGAAAGGCGGCCTCCCACCCGCACGACATCAACTTTGTCCAGAAATGGATTTAATTTCTTAATTCCGCTGCTATTCGGCAAGCCCTTTCCAGATTTCAATAGTTCGATTTCTGGGGCAAAGCTGGTTGCTTGCGACAAGCGAATAACCACCAATCGCGACTCTGCCAGCTCGACGGATGAGAGAAAGGAGGGAAGCGGTTCAGAACCGTCCCGTCGTCTGCGGAGATTAAGCAAGGGGCGTCTGCAGAAGGCTACTACCCGAATAAGGCGAGTCAAGCTCGAGAATTGCGTGAGAATCGGCGGTTCGTCCGGCCGGACCCTTACGTGGAGGGTGTGCGGATTCGCTGTTGGTTGTGGCCATTGTTCCGGTGTATCAGAGAGCCAGTGGGGACCGCGCCACCAATTGCTGTTCTGCGCTAACTCTGCCGGGTCTGAGCCCCGAGTAGCCAAATCTGCTGGATTTTCTTTCGTTGGGACGTGAGCCCATGTGGCAGATGGGAGTTCGGTCTGAATAAACGATACTCGGTTGGCGACGAAGGTTTTCCAGTGGCATGGGTGCTTTCGAAGCCACTGAAGGACTATTTGACTATCAGACCATGCGTAGACCGGGAGTGAGCGGAGAAATTCGAGCTTCCTAACATGGCAAAGAAGTTTAACGAGAAGTGCAGCACCACACAATTCTAAATTCGGGATACTGACCGTTTTGACGGGAGCCACTTTGCTCTTCGCGGCGAGAAGTGAAACACTGAACCGACCATTTCCTTCGTTAATTCGTAAATATGCCACGGCTGCGTAGGCGCGAGAAGACGCATCGGAAAAGCCATGAATCTGGTAGGAACGGGAAGATGCGACCCCCAACCAACGATGGATGGATAGAGGTGGCAACTGTGTCAACGACGTGCAATAAGTATGCCATCGCTCGCGTAATTCGGCGGGGAGAGGCGAGTCCCAATCGCACTTCTGAATCCACAAATCCTGCATTAAGACCTTCGCCGTCACAGTGATTGGAGCTAGCCACCCGAGTGGGTCAAACAAACGCGCGATATTCGAAAGAATGGAACGTTTCGTTGCAGCAGTGGACATCTCTTCCACGTCCGCTGCACGGAACTTAAAATCATCCTGCGATGGGATCCAATGAATCCCGAGGGTTTTGACTTCCGCGGAAAAGCCGTCGATTTCTTTCGGTGAGTTATGCCGCGCCTGAGGTGGCAGAAGATCGGGATGATTGGCGGACCATTTGTCGAGCTCGAGACCACCCAATCTTAACAATTCTATAAGTTCGAGTCTTTTCTGAACCGCGGTAGAAAGGTCTTCCGCCCCTGCGAAGGTGTCATCAACATACGTCTCTGCCTTGAGACATTCAGCTCCGAGgggaaggttaaccccttcaTCAACAACCAACTGCGAAAGCGTGCGGATGGCCAGATATGGAGCACAAGTTGTCCCGTATGTGACAGTATGCAAACGGTAATCAACAGGACTGGCATCAGCGGTCGGGGCCCACACAATTCTCTGCAAATCCTGGTCTTCGCGCTTGACCAGGACTTGCCGGAACATTTTCACTATGTCCGCGGTAAACGCAAAACGGTATTTTCGCCAATTTAAGAGGATCAATGATAGATCGCTCTGGAGCGAGGGGCCTGACCACAAAAAGTTATTTAGACAGTGCCCTTCGCGAGTTTTCCGAGAGGCATCAAACACAACGCGAAGTTTCCATTTGTCACCCGAAGCCTGAATCACTGCGTGATGTGGAAGGTACCATGCGTCCTCGCACCGCATTTCTGAGGCCGGGACTCGAGTCATATGTCCCAGGCGTTCGTAGTCCCTCATGAAGCTACCGTATGCCTCAGCCAATCGAGCGTCTCGCGAAAATCGACGTTGCATATTAGAAAGAGATTTAAGCGCCATTGACCTAGTCTCGTTAGCTACCCTAGGGCGTTCTGGTTTCACAGGAAGCCGGACTTCGTACCGACCTCGTGAGTCGCGATTGTGAGTCTCCTTAAATAATTGCTCAACGATCTCGTCCTCGGGCCTCAGCCTACTCGAATTCGGAGCAATATCTTCGAGAGACCAAAAACGTTGCAGGGTCTGCTCCAAACCCGGTTCAGCCGAGCAGTGAAGTGCCTGTGTTGGCGACGAAGAGAGAGTTCTGTCCGCCCGCCGTTTGTCGGACCGCACCATACCAGAAATCACCCAGCCGAAAGCCGTACTTTGAGCGACAAGTTGTGAGGTAGGGAACCGCTTCAAGCCGGGACGAAGCAACTGGCCATAAACATCAGCGCCCAAAATCACGTCTACATTTTGGGAAACCGAAAAGTCCGGATCCGCCAGCGCAAGGCCCTCAAATTGTCCCAAATCTAGATCGCCAAATCTATCCGATGGAAGACGCGAGGTGAGTCTTGGGAGGACGAGCGCGTCTGTTTCGAATTCGAATTTAGGATTGCCGCAGGACCGCAGCACCAGCTGCGTCCTCGCGGTCGCAGTTCCTGTCTCAGTGGAAC from Neodiprion virginianus isolate iyNeoVirg1 chromosome 3, iyNeoVirg1.1, whole genome shotgun sequence encodes the following:
- the LOC124299521 gene encoding uncharacterized protein LOC124299521; translated protein: MAPVALQKLTALQRAREGEIEGLRQRLTSKPRDTLTKRVVKSRLDALNEIWTEVRKAHAEIIVRENADADPYVTDDWFGRIQGVYENALDEFLALLTSAEKVETEAVTRPAAASTSGITGTGVAKLPRIPLPTFSGKYEDWASFCDLFTTLVHDVASLSDATKLQYLKLCLTGSAADLIKDVATTSANYISTWQALKTRYHNPRLIINKHLASFMRIPHLKNESASELRSFVDEAQRIVRALTNLKLPVEHWDVWLVFVLSERLDSESRRLWEAELSQGDLSEGTSSLGSLPKFADLIKFLERRTQALTMIALECRTEKRSASTPSAGPQPRKVFHSSSRRSPNPTPYKCPLCPGAHPLLKCLRFQAKAPSERFASIRHLRLCFICLEPHQARNCPSSGKCAVCQGRHHTILHRGARGRYQGSSRSPGGSRGPEGGGPSAPPPVVNLHAACHSVVGRRVLLATARVQIMGPNGSSTYARALLDQGSESSFASESIVQLLGLSRRRASVTLTGLGSTETGTATARTQLVLRSCGNPKFEFETDALVLPRLTSRLPSDRFGDLDLGQFEGLALADPDFSVSQNVDVILGADVYGQLLRPGLKRFPTSQLVAQSTAFGWVISGMVRSDKRRADRTLSSSPTQALHCSAEPGLEQTLQRFWSLEDIAPNSSRLRPEDEIVEQLFKETHNRDSRGRYEVRLPVKPERPRVANETRSMALKSLSNMQRRFSRDARLAEAYGSFMRDYERLGHMTRVPASEMRCEDAWYLPHHAVIQASGDKWKLRVVFDASRKTREGHCLNNFLWSGPSLQSDLSLILLNWRKYRFAFTADIVKMFRQVLVKREDQDLQRIVWAPTADASPVDYRLHTVTYGTTCAPYLAIRTLSQLVVDEGVNLPLGAECLKAETYVDDTFAGAEDLSTAVQKRLELIELLRLGGLELDKWSANHPDLLPPQARHNSPKEIDGFSAEVKTLGIHWIPSQDDFKFRAADVEEMSTAATKRSILSNIARLFDPLGWLAPITVTAKVLMQDLWIQKCDWDSPLPAELRERWHTYCTSLTQLPPLSIHRWLGVASSRSYQIHGFSDASSRAYAAVAYLRINEGNGRFSVSLLAAKSKVAPVKTVSIPNLELCGAALLVKLLCHVRKLEFLRSLPVYAWSDSQIVLQWLRKHPCHWKTFVANRVSFIQTELPSATWAHVPTKENPADLATRGSDPAELAQNSNWWRGPHWLSDTPEQWPQPTANPHTLHVRVRPDEPPILTQFSSLTRLIRVVAFCRRPLLNLRRRRDGSEPLPSFLSSVELAESRLVVIRLSQATSFAPEIELLKSGKGLPNSSGIKKLNPFLDKVDVVRVGGRLSQASLTFDHKHPPILARCSALSALFVQFAHRLCLHGGPTLTTSILIQQVWILGMKRLVKSAIRRCVTCQRVKPQFAHQLMGDLPGDRVQSGRRPFSIAGLDYAGPVQVRTTKGRGHKSYKGYVAVFVCFSTRAIHLELVSDLTTASFICAYRRFVGRRGVCQRLYSDNATNFHGADSELKAMFQRASEFYQRAAALLANDGTDWSFIPPNAPHYGGLWEAGVKSVKHHLKRVLGEHTLTFEELSTVLVEIEACLNSRPLSALSSDPEDLHALTPFHFLGGSTSALLPEDDLSDEPQNRLNRFQLLQRIRNQFWRRWSSEYLLHLQERGKWRETRENFCIGRLVLVRDDNYPPSKWPLGRIIELHPGPDGLVRVVTIKTATTTLRRHISRLCPLHLEDGGKGRRAMSEA